In Caloramator mitchellensis, the genomic window TTAGAGCAACAATCGCTTTTACCTTTTCAGGGGTCAGCGTATTAGTCCCCTTAAGCTTTAAAGTTACGGATGCACTTGCCTTTTCACTTTCCCTTGCAAATATAGTCTCATCAGGCAAAACAAGGTGCACCCTTGCCTTTTCAACCTCTTCAAAGCTCTCAATAGTCCTTGCCAACTCATCCTGAAGCGCCCTTTGATACATAACCTTAGCTTCAGTGTCAGTTACCCCAAATTTGCTCTGGTCAAACAAACTCCAACCTTGTCCTGATGATGGAAAATAACCGTTTTCAAGGACAGTTAATCTTAATTCATCCACTTGGCTTTCTGGAACGAGAATTGAATCTCCTTGTATTTTGTATGAAATTTTCTGCTCCTTAAGTTTACTTATTATTGCGTTGGAATCCTGCGGTTGAAGGTTTGAAAACAAAACCCCATATTTAACCCTAGTTAAATATGTTGTTGAAATTATTATTGCAGCTAATAAAAAAGTAAAAAGAGAGATTATTGCTATTTTTCTTCCCTTCGTGGCATTCTTCCATTTTTCTAATAAACTATTTAAAATTTGCTTTATTTTGTCCATTTATAGCACTCCTTCACAGGTCAACTATATTTGCATTCTCATTAATTCTTGATAAGCATCGACTAATTTATTTCTTATCTGGACTGCAAGTTCAAGCGTAAGCCTTGCTTCTTCTGTAGTAATCATAACCTGGTGAATATCCTGAGCCTGACCTGTTACTAAATCCATAGTTGCCTTTTCGGCTTCTATTTGCTTTTCGTTAACTTTATCCAAAGCATCTTTAAGAAAATTTTCAAAATTAAGCGTATTATTTTGAACAGAGTTAGTTTTATGGACATTGTTAAACATATTCGTTGCTATTGCATTTACTTCCACCTATATCACTACCTTCCTATTTCAAGGGCCTTCATTGCCATTTGTTTTGAGACATTCAATGCTGTAACATTTGCTTCAAATGCTCTCGATGCAGTTATTAAATCAACCATTTCGTTTAAAATATTTACATTGGGCATTAAGACATATCCATCTTTGTCGGCATCTGGGTGTGATGGGTCATATACCTTCTTAAGAGGGCTTGGGTCCTTTGAAACAGCTGAGACCTTAACTCCCTTTAGTTTTTCTGTCACTTTATTATTATCTATGGCTCTAACTAAATTTTCTTCAAACGAAACAACCTTTCTAACATATGGTCCACCCGAAGAAGTTCTTGTCGTTTCAGCGTTAGCAATATTATCAGCGATAACCTCCATCCTTAGCCTTTCTGCTGACATTCCGCTTGCGCTTATTCTAAATGCATTAAACAGATTATTCATTCATTACCTTCTCCCTTCACTTATTACATATCTTCTCATAGCAAACCTCGAATTTGCCTGTGATACGAGAGAGTTATAAAGAATAGCATTTGCTGCTAGATTTGTCATTTCATTATCGATGTCAACATTGTTTCCGTCAGTTCTCATTGAAGTTGTGTTATCCTTTTTAATTTCATAATTCAAATTTTCAAGACTAGTTCCATCATTTAGATGTTTACTATTTGTGGTTTTAAGCGGTAAACTTTCTCCACTAACTGCCTGCTTTAATTTGTCTTCAAAAACAACTCTGAAGGCCTTATATCCTTTTGTGTTGATATTTGCAATATTGTGTGATATAACTCTGTTTCTTGCCGATGAGGCGTCAAGAGCTTTTTTAAGCATTTCCATACTGATATTATCTATTCCAGAAGGCATCACCAACATCTCCTTAAAAATATTCTAATACTAATTTATTACAGGGTATTCCATGTGTCAACAAAATTTTACTATAATTTAACATGAAATTAAATTTTTCGATAAATACTTTTTGTTTTATTATATATTTTACAATAAAATGTGACACATTTAAATATTTTTTGTAAAATTTTTGATAATAAATTTATGGTAAAAAAAATAGTCCCTATCTCAAGGACTATTTTTTGACATCTATAATATTATTGCTTTTACTAATATTTACATATCCTTCAGCCATCTTCTTTGCATACTCGTTTTCTTTTAGTAGATTTGAAAAAGAACTTAGTTGCTTATTTAGCTTAGTTATAATCTTATCCTGAAGTTTTTTAGTGTTTTTTATTACTTCTGCAATCTCCTTTATTATATCGTTAAATAGTTTGAACTTTTCTGCGTCCTCAATTCTCTCTATTTCATTTTTTGTAAAGTCAGTTATATTTTTCTTTAGAATATAGATTTCCTTTAGCTGTTCTACCCTTTGGTTTGCCTTATCTATCACCTCGAGGTCAAATGAAATGTTCTGCAGTTGTTCATTATATTTATCGATATCTATCTCCTCTTCACCTTCAAAAATACTAAGAAGAGTATAAATTTCTTTATACTTTTCAAGCTGCTTATTATACAATTCAATTATTTCATCAAACATACTAACACCTACTTCTTGGCTATTTTGTATGCCTCCTCAAATGTTGTCTTTAGCTCCTCTGCAAATTCCAATATTTCTTTTGCAATCTCTACATCCTTTTTTGCATTTGCCTCAACTAATCTTCTATACATATAATCATATAATAGCATAAGGGATTTTGCCATCTCTCCCCCAAGTTCCATATTCAAAGTTGCCATAAATTCAAGTATTATATTTTGAGCCTTTATAAGGTTTTCATGTGATTTTTTAATATCCTTCTCTTCGATTCCAACTATACCAAGCTTAATAAATTTTACGAGTCCATCGTATAACATTAATAATAGTTTTTCTTTAGATGCTGTATTTATGCTATTTTGTTGATATGCGTTTAATGCGTTTGCGTAAGTCAAAGTATCACCCTCTTATATCAATTATTTTTCCTGTTATATTATTTAACGAGTTCAGTATTTTTTCAACATCTCCAACTTCAGTGTCCAATATCACATTGCCCTTTTCGTCCTTCAATTTAATTTTTACCCTACCCTTTAATATTTTATATTCTAATTTAATATTATACCTGTTCAAATAAGCCGAAAATTGTTCTGCAGCCTTTTGCTGCCTTTCGTGGCTAAAGTTTTGCTCATTTTTGCTGTTGTCCTGCTTTGATTCGGCATTCTTTGCTTCGTGAACTATTCTGTCTACTATTTTAGTTTCAATCTGCTTAATCGTAAGGGGTTCAAGTTTATCAAGTGTTATAGGATTAATAGGCATCTTCCTTCCCCCTAACGCTTTTCATCTACGAATATGCCAAACACTTCCATCATACTTGCTATCATATCTATTATCTTCTTTGGAGGTATTTCTTTCAAAATTTCCCCAGTTTTATCGTTTATAATCTTAATCATTACATCGTTTGTTTTTTCATGTATTTCAAATTTAAGATGAGTAGTATTAGACAAATATTCGTTTGCCTTTTCAACAGCTTTTTCTATATCTTTTCTATTAAATTTTTCTTTTGGCTC contains:
- the fliE gene encoding flagellar hook-basal body complex protein FliE, which gives rise to MEVNAIATNMFNNVHKTNSVQNNTLNFENFLKDALDKVNEKQIEAEKATMDLVTGQAQDIHQVMITTEEARLTLELAVQIRNKLVDAYQELMRMQI
- the flgC gene encoding flagellar basal body rod protein FlgC gives rise to the protein MNNLFNAFRISASGMSAERLRMEVIADNIANAETTRTSSGGPYVRKVVSFEENLVRAIDNNKVTEKLKGVKVSAVSKDPSPLKKVYDPSHPDADKDGYVLMPNVNILNEMVDLITASRAFEANVTALNVSKQMAMKALEIGR
- the flgB gene encoding flagellar basal body rod protein FlgB; translation: MPSGIDNISMEMLKKALDASSARNRVISHNIANINTKGYKAFRVVFEDKLKQAVSGESLPLKTTNSKHLNDGTSLENLNYEIKKDNTTSMRTDGNNVDIDNEMTNLAANAILYNSLVSQANSRFAMRRYVISEGRR
- the fliS gene encoding flagellar export chaperone FliS, translating into MTYANALNAYQQNSINTASKEKLLLMLYDGLVKFIKLGIVGIEEKDIKKSHENLIKAQNIILEFMATLNMELGGEMAKSLMLLYDYMYRRLVEANAKKDVEIAKEILEFAEELKTTFEEAYKIAKK
- a CDS encoding flagellar protein FlaG; translation: MEIQNINRGNLNSSEVQPIKVEKQQIENQAKEKEPKEKFNRKDIEKAVEKANEYLSNTTHLKFEIHEKTNDVMIKIINDKTGEILKEIPPKKIIDMIASMMEVFGIFVDEKR